The Pseudomonas sp. DG56-2 genome contains a region encoding:
- a CDS encoding AsmA family protein, producing MTRPVKILTWTLASLLLVLALVVIVIATFDWNRIKPTLNAKVSEALHRPFAINGNLAVRWQREPEEGGWRAWVPWPRFIADDLTLGNPQWLKEPQMVGLKRVEFRLSPLPLLFQRIVIPRIDLNQPTASLKRLADGRANWTFDFGPKDENAEPSPWVLDIGAIGFDKGQVSLDDQTLKTTLDVQIDPLGKPIPFSDIVGKASAQKAGNAQDYAFGLKAKGRYKGQALSGSGKIGGLLALQDASQPFPLQADIQIADTRVALAGTLTDPRNLGGLDLRLRLSGASLGNLYPLTGVTLPDSPPYSTDGHLTAKLHEPGGALFRYQGFNGKIGDSDIHGDLTFASRQPRPKLSGNLVSNQLLFKDLAPLIGADSNAEQKARGGASKQPAGKVLPVEEFRTERWRTMDADVTFSGKRIVHSEDLPFTDLSSHFVLDDGVLRLEPLRFGVAGGKLDAQIRLDGRAVPLQGRAKLSARGFKLKQLFPTFEPMKTSFGQLNGDADLSGRGNSVAKLLATSNGELKMLINDGAISRGLMEIAGLNVGNYVVGQLFGDKEVKINCAAADFGIKDGLATTRLFVFDTENAIIYIDGTANFASEQLDLKINPESKGLRLFSLRSPLYVRGPFAKPSAGVQAVPLALRGAGMVALGLAVGPAAGLLALVAPGGDVPNQCTPLLEQMKSGKAPRSVKAG from the coding sequence ATGACGCGCCCCGTGAAAATCCTTACCTGGACCCTCGCCAGCTTGCTACTGGTCCTCGCACTTGTGGTGATCGTCATTGCCACATTCGACTGGAACCGGATCAAGCCGACCCTCAATGCCAAGGTCTCGGAGGCACTGCACAGGCCCTTCGCCATTAACGGCAACCTCGCTGTACGTTGGCAGCGCGAGCCTGAGGAGGGGGGGTGGCGAGCTTGGGTACCGTGGCCGCGCTTCATCGCGGACGACTTGACGTTGGGTAACCCGCAGTGGCTCAAGGAGCCGCAAATGGTTGGCCTCAAACGTGTCGAGTTTCGCTTGTCGCCCCTGCCGTTGCTGTTCCAGCGTATCGTGATTCCGCGTATCGATTTGAACCAACCCACAGCCAGCCTGAAACGCCTGGCAGATGGGCGCGCCAACTGGACCTTCGACTTCGGCCCCAAGGATGAGAATGCCGAACCGTCGCCGTGGGTGCTGGATATCGGCGCCATTGGTTTCGACAAGGGCCAGGTAAGCCTTGATGACCAAACGCTGAAAACGACCCTGGATGTGCAGATTGACCCGCTCGGCAAGCCCATACCTTTCAGCGATATCGTTGGTAAGGCCTCGGCGCAGAAAGCTGGCAATGCCCAGGACTATGCATTCGGTCTCAAGGCCAAGGGACGTTACAAGGGCCAGGCGCTTTCCGGCTCTGGCAAGATTGGCGGGCTGCTGGCGTTGCAGGACGCCAGTCAGCCGTTCCCTTTGCAGGCCGACATACAGATTGCCGATACCCGGGTAGCCCTTGCCGGTACCCTGACGGATCCGCGTAACCTCGGCGGGCTGGACCTGCGTCTGCGCCTTTCGGGTGCCAGCCTGGGTAATCTCTATCCGCTTACCGGTGTAACCCTGCCGGATTCGCCGCCTTATTCCACTGATGGGCATCTGACGGCCAAACTACATGAGCCTGGGGGGGCGCTGTTTCGCTATCAAGGCTTCAACGGCAAGATCGGTGACAGTGATATTCACGGCGACCTCACCTTCGCCTCCAGACAGCCACGGCCCAAACTCAGTGGCAACCTTGTTTCCAATCAATTGCTGTTCAAGGACCTTGCACCGCTGATCGGTGCAGACTCCAACGCTGAGCAAAAGGCGCGGGGCGGGGCCAGCAAACAACCTGCGGGCAAGGTGCTGCCGGTCGAGGAATTTCGTACCGAGCGTTGGCGGACCATGGATGCCGACGTGACCTTCAGCGGCAAACGGATCGTTCACAGCGAGGATTTGCCCTTCACTGATCTCTCCAGTCACTTTGTACTTGACGATGGCGTGCTGCGCCTGGAGCCGCTGCGCTTTGGTGTGGCAGGCGGCAAGCTCGATGCGCAGATACGTCTCGATGGACGTGCAGTTCCTTTGCAGGGGCGGGCCAAACTCAGTGCCAGAGGCTTCAAGCTCAAGCAGTTGTTCCCGACTTTCGAGCCGATGAAGACCAGCTTCGGCCAGCTCAATGGCGATGCGGACTTGAGCGGACGGGGCAACTCGGTGGCGAAGTTGCTGGCAACCTCAAATGGTGAGCTGAAGATGCTCATCAACGATGGTGCGATCAGCCGCGGCTTGATGGAAATTGCCGGGCTTAATGTTGGCAACTATGTGGTGGGGCAATTGTTCGGTGACAAGGAAGTGAAGATCAACTGCGCGGCAGCCGACTTCGGGATCAAGGACGGCTTGGCGACCACTCGGCTGTTCGTATTCGATACTGAGAACGCGATCATCTATATCGACGGAACGGCCAACTTTGCCAGTGAACAGCTGGATCTGAAAATCAATCCCGAGTCCAAGGGCTTGCGGCTGTTTTCATTGCGCTCGCCCCTGTATGTGCGCGGGCCTTTTGCCAAACCAAGCGCAGGTGTACAGGCGGTGCCGTTGGCCTTGCGCGGCGCGGGTATGGTAGCGCTGGGGCTGGCGGTCGGCCCGGCGGCGGGCTTGCTGGCGTTGGTGGCGCCGGGTGGCGATGTGCCCAATCAGTGCACGCCGTTGCTGGAGCAAATGAAGTCGGGCAAGGCACCGCGATCGGTCAAAGCGGGTTAA
- a CDS encoding TetR family transcriptional regulator, whose protein sequence is MLPRAEQKLQTRQALLDAARQLMESGRGFGSISLREVSKCAGIVPTGFYRHFTDMDQLGLALVNEVGETFRQTIRLVRHNEIELGGITDASVRIFLDVVAANRAQFLFLAREQYGGSQPVRQAIATLRDGISSDLATDLARMPRWQHLDNDALSVIADLVVKTVFATLPELIDEPADGSAQSLSAQDKITQQLRFIFVGAKHWQGLGTPI, encoded by the coding sequence ATGCTGCCGCGCGCCGAACAAAAACTACAGACCCGCCAAGCCCTACTGGATGCCGCCCGCCAACTGATGGAAAGTGGCCGGGGTTTCGGCAGTATCAGCCTGCGTGAAGTGAGCAAGTGCGCGGGTATCGTGCCAACAGGCTTCTACCGCCACTTTACCGACATGGACCAGCTCGGCCTGGCCCTGGTAAACGAAGTCGGCGAAACCTTTCGCCAGACCATCCGCCTGGTGCGCCACAATGAGATCGAACTCGGTGGTATCACCGACGCCTCGGTGCGGATCTTCCTCGATGTGGTGGCCGCTAACCGTGCACAGTTTCTATTCCTGGCGCGCGAGCAATACGGCGGCTCACAGCCTGTGCGCCAGGCGATCGCCACGTTGCGCGACGGCATCAGCTCGGACCTGGCCACTGACCTTGCCCGCATGCCGCGCTGGCAACACCTGGATAACGACGCCCTTTCGGTCATAGCCGACCTGGTGGTGAAAACCGTGTTTGCGACCTTGCCAGAGCTGATCGACGAGCCCGCCGACGGCAGCGCACAGTCGCTGAGCGCCCAGGACAAGATCACCCAACAGTTGCGCTTCATCTTTGTCGGTGCCAAGCATTGGCAAGGGCTCGGCACGCCAATCTGA
- a CDS encoding AGE family epimerase/isomerase, producing MPDLRTAQPELPALFEQVQTHFTQRIVPLWQGPGWNAEMALPFEALDPQHQPLPVQRYRAMACARQLYLFSSRIEQPGARERAGALFRSLQRHFHDAEHGGWFYSIDAQGKPLDRRKDLYTHAFIIFACAHYWGQVREQLVESTLNAALSIVAERFGRDDGLYEASLDEDWSDLHSGPLQNPLMHLAEAFLATLAVRDDAAVQSALQNLAAAMQTHFVDPDHGVMLEKPRGAVDNWFEPGHQFEWFYLLESSPLLRGGELHASLDRAFAYAEQYGVKGTAVLSMLGSEGQLRDATQRIWAQAEYLRALALRCNSADKVLTQLLALQRDFLHAGGWHECRDANGAVSRSDMPSTTPYHLATCLQGLEQQI from the coding sequence ATGCCCGACCTTCGTACTGCCCAGCCTGAACTGCCTGCCCTGTTTGAACAGGTGCAAACGCACTTTACCCAGCGCATTGTGCCGCTCTGGCAAGGTCCGGGCTGGAATGCAGAAATGGCGCTGCCTTTCGAAGCCCTCGATCCCCAGCATCAGCCCCTGCCAGTGCAGCGATACCGGGCCATGGCCTGTGCGCGCCAGCTGTACCTGTTCAGCAGCCGGATCGAACAGCCTGGTGCCCGCGAGCGTGCTGGCGCGCTGTTTCGCTCGCTGCAACGGCACTTCCACGATGCCGAGCATGGCGGCTGGTTCTACAGCATCGATGCCCAGGGTAAACCGCTGGATCGGCGCAAAGACCTTTATACCCACGCCTTCATCATTTTTGCCTGCGCTCATTACTGGGGACAGGTTCGTGAACAATTGGTCGAGTCCACGCTCAATGCTGCCCTGAGCATCGTCGCTGAGCGTTTCGGCCGTGATGATGGGCTGTATGAAGCCAGTCTTGATGAGGACTGGTCGGATCTGCATAGCGGTCCGCTTCAGAACCCACTGATGCACCTGGCCGAAGCGTTTCTTGCCACATTGGCCGTGCGCGACGATGCGGCGGTGCAGAGCGCGTTGCAAAACCTGGCGGCTGCCATGCAAACGCACTTCGTCGATCCTGATCATGGGGTGATGTTGGAAAAGCCTCGCGGCGCTGTGGACAACTGGTTCGAGCCAGGGCACCAGTTCGAATGGTTCTATCTACTCGAGTCTTCGCCACTATTGCGTGGTGGCGAGCTGCACGCGTCCCTCGACCGCGCATTTGCCTACGCCGAACAATACGGGGTGAAAGGTACGGCGGTCTTGTCCATGCTCGGCAGCGAGGGCCAGCTCCGCGATGCCACCCAGCGCATCTGGGCTCAAGCCGAGTACCTGCGGGCCTTGGCCCTGCGCTGTAACAGTGCCGACAAGGTGCTCACCCAGCTCCTAGCGCTACAACGCGACTTCCTGCATGCCGGTGGCTGGCACGAGTGCCGCGATGCCAATGGTGCTGTCAGCCGCAGCGATATGCCGTCGACCACGCCTTATCATCTGGCCACCTGCCTGCAGGGGCTTGAGCAGCAGATTTGA
- a CDS encoding SDR family oxidoreductase: protein MTSTLFITGATSGFGEACARRFAEAGWSLVLTGRRQERLDALCEELAKKTEVHGLVLDVRDRGAMEEAIANLPPSFAKLRGLINNAGLALGAEPAPKCDLDDWDTMVDTNIKGLMYSTRLLLPRLIAHGRGATILNVGSVAGTYPYPGSHVYGGTKAFVAQFSSSLRCDLQGTGVRVSNIEPGMCESEFSLVRFGGDQARYDATYAGIEAIQPQDIAETIFWILNQPAHININSIELMPVRQTLAGFAIDRSGKA from the coding sequence ATGACTTCCACTCTATTCATCACTGGCGCGACCTCAGGTTTCGGCGAAGCCTGTGCCCGTCGATTCGCCGAAGCAGGTTGGTCGCTGGTGTTGACTGGTCGCCGTCAGGAGCGCCTGGACGCGCTATGTGAAGAGCTTGCGAAAAAGACTGAAGTGCATGGCCTGGTCCTGGATGTACGGGACCGTGGGGCCATGGAGGAGGCGATTGCCAATTTGCCGCCATCGTTCGCCAAACTACGCGGGCTGATCAACAACGCAGGCCTGGCGCTGGGGGCCGAACCTGCTCCCAAGTGCGACCTGGACGACTGGGACACCATGGTCGACACCAATATCAAGGGCTTGATGTACAGCACCCGCTTGTTGCTGCCACGTTTGATCGCGCATGGCCGTGGCGCCACCATTTTGAACGTGGGGTCGGTGGCGGGCACTTATCCGTACCCTGGCAGCCATGTCTACGGCGGTACCAAGGCCTTTGTCGCTCAGTTTTCCTCGAGCCTGCGCTGTGACCTGCAAGGCACGGGCGTGCGCGTGAGCAACATTGAGCCGGGAATGTGCGAAAGCGAATTCTCATTGGTGCGTTTCGGCGGCGACCAGGCGCGCTATGACGCCACTTACGCTGGCATCGAAGCGATCCAGCCGCAGGATATTGCCGAGACTATCTTTTGGATTCTCAATCAGCCGGCGCACATCAACATCAACAGCATTGAGCTGATGCCGGTGCGTCAGACTTTGGCCGGGTTTGCAATCGACAGGTCGGGGAAGGCCTGA
- a CDS encoding ABC transporter ATP-binding protein, translated as MTAPILELKDLDVFYGPIQALKKVSMHIDEGETVSLIGSNGAGKSTLLMSIFGQPRAAGGQIVYRGTDITHKSSHYIASNGIAQSPEGRRVFPDMSVEENLMMGTIPIGDKHASEDMQRMFELFPRLKERRNQRAMTMSGGEQQMLAIARALMSRPKLLLLDEPSLGLAPIVVKQIFATLRELAKTGMTIFLVEQNANHALKLSDRAYVMVNGQIRLTGTGQELLVNEEVRNAYLGGH; from the coding sequence ATGACTGCCCCCATTCTCGAACTCAAGGACCTGGATGTGTTCTATGGTCCGATCCAGGCCCTGAAAAAAGTCTCGATGCACATCGACGAAGGCGAAACCGTGAGCCTGATCGGCTCCAACGGTGCCGGCAAGTCGACCCTGCTGATGTCAATCTTCGGCCAACCGCGGGCGGCTGGCGGGCAGATTGTCTATCGCGGTACTGACATCACCCACAAGTCTTCGCACTACATTGCCTCGAACGGCATCGCCCAGTCGCCTGAAGGGCGCCGGGTGTTCCCGGACATGTCGGTAGAAGAAAACCTGATGATGGGCACCATTCCTATCGGCGATAAACATGCCAGTGAAGACATGCAACGCATGTTCGAGTTGTTCCCGCGGCTCAAGGAGCGGCGCAATCAGCGGGCCATGACCATGTCGGGTGGTGAGCAGCAGATGTTGGCCATCGCCCGGGCGTTGATGAGTCGGCCTAAGTTATTGCTGCTCGATGAGCCGTCGCTGGGCCTGGCGCCGATCGTGGTCAAACAGATCTTCGCCACGCTCAGAGAACTGGCCAAGACCGGCATGACCATCTTCCTGGTCGAGCAAAACGCCAACCACGCCCTGAAGCTGTCTGATCGTGCCTACGTGATGGTCAACGGACAGATCCGCCTTACCGGCACCGGGCAAGAACTGCTGGTCAACGAGGAAGTACGAAACGCCTATCTCGGCGGGCATTGA
- a CDS encoding ABC transporter ATP-binding protein, whose translation MSDDVILSVDNLMMHFGGIKALSDVSLKVKRNSIFALIGPNGAGKTTVFNCLTGFYKASGGKIELNMRGTRTNVIQLLGERFQLSDFVSPKRFINRLHYKMFGGTHLVNRAGLARTFQNIRLFKEMSVVENLLVAQHMWVNRSLLAGVLNTKGYRKAESDALDHAFYWLEVVDLVDCANRLAGELSYGQQRRLEIARAMCTRPQIICLDEPAAGLNPQETEALSRMIRVLRDEHDLTVVLIEHDMGMVMSISDHIVVLDHGNVIAEGAPQDIRNNPTVIAAYLGADEEELV comes from the coding sequence ATGAGCGACGACGTGATTCTTTCGGTCGACAACCTGATGATGCACTTTGGTGGTATCAAGGCGCTCAGCGATGTCAGTCTCAAGGTCAAGCGCAACTCCATCTTCGCCTTGATCGGCCCGAACGGTGCGGGAAAAACCACGGTGTTCAACTGCCTGACCGGTTTCTACAAGGCCAGCGGCGGCAAGATCGAACTGAACATGCGCGGCACGCGTACCAACGTTATCCAACTGCTTGGCGAACGCTTTCAGTTGAGTGATTTCGTTTCGCCCAAACGCTTCATCAACCGGCTGCACTACAAAATGTTTGGCGGTACTCACCTGGTCAACCGGGCGGGGCTGGCGCGGACTTTCCAGAACATTCGCCTGTTCAAGGAAATGTCGGTGGTGGAGAACCTGCTGGTGGCCCAGCACATGTGGGTAAACCGCAGTCTGCTGGCCGGTGTGCTCAATACCAAGGGCTACCGAAAAGCCGAAAGCGATGCCCTCGATCACGCCTTCTACTGGTTGGAAGTGGTCGACCTGGTGGACTGCGCCAACCGCTTGGCCGGTGAGCTGTCCTACGGCCAGCAGCGCCGACTGGAAATCGCCCGTGCCATGTGCACACGGCCTCAGATCATCTGCCTGGACGAACCGGCAGCGGGCCTGAACCCGCAGGAAACCGAAGCCCTGAGCAGAATGATTCGAGTGCTGCGCGACGAGCACGATCTGACTGTCGTGCTCATCGAGCATGACATGGGCATGGTTATGAGCATCTCTGATCACATCGTGGTACTTGACCACGGCAACGTGATCGCCGAAGGCGCGCCACAGGATATTCGCAACAACCCGACGGTAATCGCCGCCTACCTGGGTGCCGACGAAGAGGAGCTGGTATGA
- the livM gene encoding high-affinity branched-chain amino acid ABC transporter permease LivM — protein MSAAKTNSFDIKRSLIDAILAGLISLIVFGPIVGVVLDGYSFNMEPTRVAWLVAGVMAGRFLLSLFLQTPKGQSILQGFEGSGSGVHVLAPDYKSRLRWIIPALVVIAIVFPFFANKYLLTVVILGLIYVLLGLGLNIVVGLAGLLDLGYVAFYAIGAYGLALGYQYLGLGFWTVLPLAAIAAALAGCILGFPVLRMHGDYLAIVTLGFGEIIRLVLNNWLSFTGGPNGMPVPSPTFLGIEFGRRAKDGGIPFHEFFGIDYNPNVKFLFIYIVLFLVVMAVLYIKHRLTRMPVGRAWEALREDEIACRSMGLNHVLVKLSAFTLGASTAGLAGVFFASYQGFVNPSSFTFFESALILAIVVLGGMGSTVGVVIAAFVLTVAPELLRSFSEYRVLLFGVLMVLMMIWRPRGLIRISRTGVVPRKGVAP, from the coding sequence ATGTCTGCTGCCAAAACCAACTCATTCGATATCAAGCGTAGCCTGATCGACGCGATTCTCGCCGGGCTGATTTCCCTGATTGTCTTCGGACCCATCGTCGGCGTCGTGCTCGACGGCTACAGCTTCAACATGGAGCCCACCCGTGTCGCCTGGCTGGTTGCCGGCGTGATGGCCGGGCGTTTCCTGCTCAGCCTGTTTCTGCAAACTCCTAAAGGCCAGTCGATCCTGCAAGGTTTCGAAGGCAGCGGTTCGGGCGTGCACGTGTTGGCGCCGGACTACAAATCACGCCTGCGCTGGATTATTCCGGCGCTGGTGGTGATCGCCATTGTCTTCCCCTTCTTTGCCAACAAGTACCTGCTCACGGTCGTCATCCTTGGCCTGATCTACGTGCTGCTTGGGCTGGGCCTGAACATTGTGGTCGGGCTGGCTGGGCTGCTCGACCTGGGTTACGTGGCGTTCTACGCCATCGGTGCCTATGGCCTGGCGCTGGGCTATCAGTACCTTGGCCTGGGCTTCTGGACCGTATTGCCACTGGCAGCGATTGCAGCGGCGCTGGCTGGGTGCATATTGGGTTTCCCGGTGCTGAGGATGCACGGTGACTACCTGGCCATTGTGACCCTGGGCTTTGGTGAAATCATTCGCCTGGTGCTCAACAACTGGCTGTCGTTCACCGGCGGCCCCAATGGCATGCCGGTGCCTTCGCCAACGTTTCTGGGCATCGAGTTTGGACGTCGAGCCAAGGACGGCGGGATCCCGTTCCATGAGTTCTTTGGCATCGACTACAACCCCAACGTGAAATTCCTGTTCATCTACATCGTGCTGTTCCTGGTGGTGATGGCGGTGTTGTACATCAAGCACCGGTTGACCCGTATGCCGGTGGGGCGCGCCTGGGAAGCCTTGCGTGAAGACGAAATTGCCTGCCGCTCAATGGGCCTGAACCATGTATTGGTAAAACTTTCTGCGTTCACCCTCGGTGCCTCTACCGCCGGCTTGGCCGGAGTGTTCTTCGCCAGCTACCAGGGCTTTGTAAACCCGTCTTCGTTCACCTTCTTCGAGTCGGCGTTGATCCTGGCCATCGTGGTACTGGGTGGCATGGGCTCCACGGTCGGTGTGGTGATCGCTGCCTTCGTTCTGACTGTTGCCCCGGAACTGCTGCGTAGCTTCTCCGAATACCGAGTGCTGCTATTCGGGGTGCTCATGGTGTTGATGATGATCTGGAGACCGCGTGGCCTGATTCGTATCAGCCGCACCGGTGTAGTTCCGCGTAAAGGAGTAGCGCCATGA
- a CDS encoding branched-chain amino acid ABC transporter permease LivH (LivHMGF is the membrane component of the LIV-I/LS branched-chain amino acid transporter), which translates to MDGIFLQQLINGLTLGSVYGLIAIGYTMVYGIIGMINFAHGEVYMISAYLAAISLALLAYFGIESFPLLMLGTLIFTIVVTGVYGWTIERIAYKPLRNSTRLAPLISAIGISLILQNYAQISQGARQQGVPTLLEGAWRLEVGTGFVQLTYTKIFILIAAFVGMAALTYIIKFTKLGRMCRATQQDRKMASILGINTDRVISYVFVIGAVMAALAGVLITMNYGTFDFYAGFIIGIKAFTAAVLGGIGSLPGAMLGGIILGISESLFSGMINSDYKDVFSFSLLVLILIFRPQGLLGRPLVAKV; encoded by the coding sequence ATGGATGGTATTTTCCTGCAGCAACTGATCAATGGGCTGACCCTGGGGTCTGTCTATGGTCTGATCGCCATCGGCTACACAATGGTCTATGGCATTATCGGCATGATCAACTTCGCGCACGGCGAGGTTTATATGATTTCCGCCTACCTGGCGGCGATCAGTCTGGCATTGCTGGCTTACTTCGGTATCGAATCCTTCCCGCTGCTGATGCTCGGGACGCTGATCTTCACCATTGTGGTAACAGGCGTCTATGGCTGGACCATTGAACGCATCGCCTACAAGCCCCTGCGAAACTCCACCCGCCTGGCACCCTTGATCAGTGCCATCGGTATTTCGCTCATCCTGCAAAACTACGCACAGATCAGCCAGGGCGCACGCCAGCAAGGCGTACCGACCCTGCTCGAAGGCGCCTGGCGCCTGGAAGTGGGCACCGGCTTCGTGCAACTGACCTACACCAAGATATTCATTCTGATCGCCGCTTTTGTCGGTATGGCCGCGCTTACCTACATCATCAAGTTCACCAAGTTGGGGCGCATGTGCCGTGCTACCCAGCAGGATCGCAAGATGGCTTCGATCTTGGGCATCAACACTGACCGGGTGATTTCCTATGTGTTCGTCATCGGTGCCGTAATGGCTGCGCTGGCGGGCGTACTGATCACCATGAACTACGGCACCTTCGACTTCTATGCCGGCTTCATCATCGGCATCAAGGCTTTCACCGCTGCGGTGTTGGGTGGGATTGGCTCACTGCCGGGGGCCATGCTCGGCGGGATCATCCTTGGTATTTCCGAGTCGCTGTTCTCCGGGATGATCAACTCCGACTACAAAGACGTGTTCAGTTTCTCCCTCCTGGTGCTGATTCTGATCTTCCGTCCCCAAGGCCTGCTGGGTCGCCCTCTCGTGGCGAAGGTGTAA
- a CDS encoding branched-chain amino acid ABC transporter substrate-binding protein yields the protein MSQTFYKKGFLALAVATALGVSSYVQADIKIGVAGPMTGANAAFGEQYMKGAQAAADAVNAAGGVNGEKIVLVKGDDACEPKQAVAVANRLVDQDKVAGVVGHFCSSNTIPASEVYDEAGVIAITPGSTNPQVTERGLSAMFRMCGRDDQQGIVAGDYIVDVLKGKKVVVLHDKDTYGQGLADATKAQLAKRGVTPVLYEGLTRGEKDFSAVVTKIRAAGADVVYFGGLHPEAGPLVRQLREQGLKDVKFMSDDGIVTDELVTTAGGAQYVDGVYMTFGADPRLLPDSKAVVEEFRKAGTEPEGYTLYAYASVQALAAAFNGAKSNKGEDAAKWLKANPVKTVMGEKKWDSKGDLTVSDYVVYQWDAQGKYHQLEKQK from the coding sequence ATGTCGCAGACGTTTTACAAGAAAGGCTTTTTGGCCCTCGCCGTAGCTACGGCGCTGGGTGTTTCTTCGTATGTTCAGGCCGACATCAAGATCGGCGTAGCAGGCCCGATGACCGGTGCCAACGCAGCGTTTGGTGAGCAGTACATGAAAGGTGCCCAGGCAGCGGCCGATGCCGTCAATGCCGCGGGAGGGGTTAACGGCGAGAAGATCGTTCTGGTCAAAGGCGATGACGCCTGTGAGCCGAAGCAGGCTGTTGCGGTGGCCAACCGCCTGGTGGATCAGGACAAGGTGGCGGGCGTGGTCGGGCACTTCTGCTCGTCCAACACCATTCCTGCTTCCGAGGTGTACGACGAAGCCGGGGTCATCGCAATCACCCCAGGCTCGACCAACCCACAGGTTACCGAGCGCGGCCTGAGCGCCATGTTCCGTATGTGCGGGCGTGACGACCAGCAGGGCATCGTCGCCGGTGATTACATCGTTGATGTGCTCAAGGGCAAGAAGGTCGTGGTGCTGCACGACAAGGATACCTATGGCCAGGGTCTGGCTGATGCCACCAAGGCTCAGTTGGCCAAGCGTGGCGTGACCCCGGTGCTGTATGAAGGCCTGACGCGGGGCGAGAAAGACTTCAGTGCCGTGGTGACCAAGATCCGTGCCGCGGGTGCCGACGTTGTGTACTTCGGCGGCCTGCACCCGGAAGCCGGCCCACTGGTTCGCCAGCTTCGTGAGCAAGGCCTCAAGGACGTCAAGTTCATGTCCGACGACGGAATTGTCACCGATGAACTGGTCACCACCGCCGGCGGCGCGCAATACGTCGATGGCGTGTACATGACCTTTGGCGCCGACCCACGTCTGCTGCCAGACAGCAAGGCGGTAGTGGAGGAGTTCCGCAAGGCTGGCACCGAACCTGAAGGCTACACCCTGTATGCCTACGCCTCGGTCCAGGCGCTGGCCGCTGCCTTCAACGGCGCCAAGTCGAACAAGGGCGAAGACGCCGCCAAATGGCTCAAGGCCAACCCGGTGAAAACCGTGATGGGCGAGAAAAAATGGGACTCCAAAGGTGACCTGACTGTTTCTGACTACGTGGTCTACCAGTGGGATGCCCAAGGCAAGTACCACCAACTGGAAAAACAAAAATAA